A single window of [Clostridium] hylemonae DSM 15053 DNA harbors:
- a CDS encoding cation-translocating P-type ATPase, which translates to MLTSEQARVNQEKYGFNELAEGKKKSTVRIFLEQFEDFLVIILIFAAIVSGFLGDGESAAVIFVVITINAVLGTVQTVKAEQSLKSLKQLSAPEAKVVRDGVTIRIPSREVTVGDEVILEAGDCVPADGRLLEVASLKADESALTGESLSVEKSLDEVPEGAALGDQTNRVFSGSFVTYGRGTFEVTAVGMETEVGRIARLLKTTSEKKTPLQMNLDDFGRKLSVIILIFCGILFAVNVVRGGSVADAFLFAVALAVAAIPEALSSIVTIVLSFGTQKMAKEHAIIRRLQAVEGLGSVSVICSDKTGTLTQNKMTVEDYYVDGRRVPAEEIDLSVCDEKQLLVFSMLCNDSVNTDGQEIGDPTETALINIGSRLGVDAGDIRSAYPRRSEIPFDSGRKLMSTLHQIDGRNLVVVKGAVDVLLGRMDAVKTGETVRDMTEEDRLEIERQNMEFSRDGLRVLAFAYKEMKEERSLSLDDEDGLIFLGLISMMDPPREESKAAVSECKAAGIKPVMITGDHKVTAAAIARKTGILKDDSEACEGAVIEDMSDEELRDFVEKISVYARVSPEHKIRIVRAWQEKGNIVAMTGDGVNDAPALKQADIGVAMGITGSEVSKDAASMVLTDDNFATIVKAVENGRNIYQNIKNSIQFLLSGNFGAILAVLYASAAGLPVPFAPVHLLFINLLTDSLPAIALGLEPHTKSVMQERPRPMNESILTRKYLLSIGTEGLCIGIMTMAAFYIGYRHGSSALASTMAFGTLCTSRLVHGFNCKSGRPVLFTNRFFNNIYLIGAFALGLVLITGVLMIPGLQGIFKVVTLDMGELLTVYGLALLNLPVIQLMKKIRS; encoded by the coding sequence ATGCTGACAAGTGAACAGGCCAGGGTCAACCAGGAGAAATACGGTTTTAACGAGCTGGCAGAGGGTAAAAAGAAGAGTACGGTGAGAATTTTTCTCGAGCAGTTTGAGGATTTTCTCGTTATCATTTTGATTTTTGCGGCTATCGTATCCGGCTTTTTAGGAGATGGAGAAAGCGCGGCGGTCATTTTCGTGGTCATAACGATCAACGCTGTCCTGGGGACTGTGCAGACCGTGAAGGCGGAGCAGTCTTTAAAAAGTCTGAAACAGCTCTCTGCGCCGGAGGCTAAGGTCGTAAGAGACGGGGTGACGATCCGGATACCGTCCCGGGAGGTGACGGTGGGGGATGAAGTGATACTGGAGGCAGGCGACTGCGTGCCCGCGGACGGGCGGCTCCTTGAAGTGGCCAGTCTGAAGGCGGATGAAAGCGCCCTCACGGGTGAGAGCTTATCAGTGGAAAAATCGCTGGATGAAGTGCCGGAGGGAGCGGCGCTCGGAGACCAGACAAACCGGGTCTTTTCCGGAAGTTTTGTAACTTACGGGAGGGGAACCTTTGAGGTCACGGCAGTCGGAATGGAGACAGAAGTGGGCCGGATCGCCAGGCTTTTGAAAACGACGTCGGAGAAGAAGACTCCGCTTCAGATGAACCTGGATGATTTCGGCAGGAAACTCTCTGTCATAATCCTCATATTCTGTGGTATATTATTTGCAGTGAATGTCGTGCGGGGCGGTTCTGTGGCAGATGCGTTCCTCTTTGCGGTAGCGCTCGCGGTAGCGGCCATTCCGGAGGCGCTCAGTTCGATCGTCACCATCGTGCTTTCTTTCGGAACACAGAAGATGGCAAAGGAACATGCGATCATCCGCAGACTCCAGGCAGTCGAAGGACTCGGAAGCGTGTCTGTCATATGTTCGGACAAGACAGGTACGCTCACCCAGAACAAGATGACTGTGGAAGATTATTATGTGGATGGAAGGCGTGTGCCGGCAGAAGAGATAGATCTGTCTGTCTGTGATGAAAAGCAGCTGCTCGTATTCAGTATGCTCTGCAACGATTCGGTCAATACAGACGGACAGGAGATCGGGGACCCGACGGAGACGGCGCTGATCAATATCGGCAGCAGGCTCGGCGTGGATGCAGGCGACATAAGAAGCGCGTATCCAAGACGGTCTGAGATTCCCTTTGACAGCGGCCGCAAGCTGATGTCCACGCTGCATCAGATAGACGGAAGGAATCTCGTCGTCGTCAAAGGCGCCGTCGATGTACTTCTCGGACGAATGGACGCTGTAAAAACCGGTGAAACGGTCAGAGATATGACAGAGGAAGACCGTCTGGAGATCGAGAGACAGAATATGGAATTCTCAAGAGACGGACTGCGGGTGCTCGCTTTTGCCTATAAAGAAATGAAGGAAGAGCGCTCCCTTTCACTGGATGACGAGGACGGTCTCATTTTTCTCGGCCTCATATCCATGATGGACCCGCCGAGGGAAGAGTCAAAGGCAGCGGTTTCCGAGTGTAAGGCGGCCGGGATAAAGCCGGTCATGATCACCGGAGACCATAAAGTGACGGCAGCCGCGATCGCCAGAAAGACCGGCATACTGAAGGATGATTCCGAAGCCTGCGAAGGAGCGGTGATCGAGGATATGTCTGACGAAGAGCTGAGAGATTTTGTAGAGAAGATCTCAGTATACGCGAGAGTCTCCCCGGAACACAAGATAAGAATCGTGCGGGCGTGGCAGGAGAAAGGCAATATAGTGGCCATGACCGGGGACGGGGTGAATGACGCCCCTGCGCTGAAGCAGGCGGATATTGGCGTTGCCATGGGTATCACCGGTTCTGAGGTGTCTAAGGATGCCGCCTCCATGGTACTGACGGACGATAACTTTGCCACGATCGTCAAGGCAGTGGAAAACGGCAGAAATATTTACCAGAATATAAAGAATTCGATCCAGTTCCTTTTATCCGGCAACTTCGGCGCCATACTGGCCGTGCTGTATGCGTCCGCAGCCGGACTTCCGGTGCCGTTTGCGCCGGTACATCTGTTGTTTATCAACCTTTTGACGGACAGTCTTCCTGCTATTGCCCTCGGTCTTGAACCACATACGAAGAGTGTCATGCAGGAAAGGCCGCGGCCGATGAATGAATCGATACTGACAAGGAAGTATCTGCTCAGTATAGGCACAGAGGGACTGTGTATCGGGATCATGACCATGGCGGCATTTTATATCGGCTACAGGCACGGCAGCAGTGCCCTGGCCAGCACGATGGCATTCGGGACGCTCTGTACGAGCAGGCTCGTCCATGGTTTTAACTGTAAGTCCGGAAGGCCGGTACTGTTCACAAATAGATTTTTTAACAATATATATTTGATAGGGGCGTTTGCCCTCGGCCTGGTCCTGATCACCGGAGTTCTGATGATACCGGGGCTTCAGGGGATCTTTAAGGTAGTTACGCTGGACATGGGAGAGCTGCTCACTGTGTACGGCCTGGCGCTGCTGAATCTGCCGGTGATACAGCTGATGAAAAAGATAAGGAGTTAA
- a CDS encoding AI-2E family transporter codes for MEFSKESVKKIRGLIIFTAIVVLCLWEYNKVFDILAFVFHILFPFILGGAIAFVLNVPMNFVERHLFGSDKVRKSKVLSKMARPVSMLIVLLLVFSVIGIVMFILIPQLGRTFANLGESIQAFIPRVQTRAADLFHNNKEVMKWVNDLEFDWNKVMDAGIEFFRSGAGSVLDSTITAAKSIVSGIATFFIAFVFACYVLLQKEKLNIQAKKVLFAFVRRGRAEAALEVFSLTYSTFSSFLTGQCVEAVILGGMFVVSMALFRLPYALLVGIVIAFTALIPIFGAFIGCAVGAFLIFMVDPVKALVFVALFLVLQQIEGNLIYPHVVGNSVGLPSIWVLAAVSIGGSLMGIVGMLIFIPVVSVVYALFREIVYLKLRQKRVEPGSIK; via the coding sequence ATGGAGTTTAGCAAAGAGAGTGTAAAGAAGATCAGAGGACTTATCATATTTACGGCGATCGTCGTATTATGTCTTTGGGAGTATAATAAAGTATTTGATATACTTGCGTTTGTGTTTCACATTTTGTTTCCGTTCATCCTCGGCGGGGCGATCGCGTTTGTGCTCAATGTGCCCATGAATTTTGTGGAACGTCACCTGTTTGGGAGCGATAAGGTGCGCAAGAGCAAGGTGTTGTCAAAGATGGCAAGACCGGTCAGTATGCTTATTGTGCTGCTGCTTGTTTTCAGTGTCATCGGGATCGTTATGTTCATACTGATCCCGCAGCTTGGAAGAACCTTTGCCAATCTGGGGGAGAGTATACAGGCATTTATACCGAGGGTGCAGACGCGGGCCGCAGACCTGTTCCACAACAATAAGGAAGTAATGAAATGGGTGAACGACCTGGAGTTTGACTGGAATAAAGTTATGGATGCGGGGATCGAGTTTTTCCGCAGCGGCGCAGGGAGCGTCCTTGACTCGACGATCACCGCGGCGAAGAGTATTGTGAGCGGAATAGCCACATTCTTCATAGCGTTTGTATTTGCCTGTTATGTTCTGCTTCAGAAAGAGAAGCTGAATATACAGGCGAAAAAGGTGCTCTTTGCTTTTGTGAGAAGGGGAAGGGCGGAAGCGGCCCTGGAAGTTTTCTCGCTGACTTACAGTACCTTTTCCAGCTTTCTCACCGGACAGTGTGTGGAAGCAGTCATACTGGGGGGGATGTTCGTTGTGTCCATGGCGCTGTTCCGGCTTCCGTACGCGCTGCTTGTCGGTATTGTGATCGCGTTTACCGCACTCATACCAATCTTCGGCGCCTTCATCGGGTGCGCGGTAGGCGCTTTCCTGATATTTATGGTGGATCCGGTGAAGGCGCTTGTGTTCGTGGCGCTCTTTCTTGTGCTCCAGCAGATCGAGGGCAATCTGATCTATCCGCACGTAGTCGGTAATTCCGTCGGGCTGCCGTCCATATGGGTGCTGGCGGCGGTGAGCATCGGGGGCAGCCTGATGGGGATCGTCGGTATGCTCATCTTCATACCTGTCGTTTCCGTCGTCTATGCGCTGTTCCGCGAGATCGTGTACCTGAAGCTGAGACAGAAAAGAGTGGAGCCGGGGTCGATAAAATAG
- a CDS encoding dipeptidase, with the protein MNFDAHSDIWTDVTHHYLDGESDIFRKYHYERLKKGQIEGGIFVIWNDPPFDKEPLKRTRQMMEAIAHEEPDCADILKVARSYDDMMKARDEGRMYAFIGLEGLKSIGEDLDLIDEFYQFGARHAGLTWNEENPLATGALGNPERGLTDTGRRAVKKIQDLGMILDVSHLNDASFWDLLRAADGPVVATHSNCRALCNQRRNLTDEQLKELARTGGIVGLNSFNEFVHDVESEQTVGNLVKHLVRMVELMGIDHVGFGFDFSEFLCGDTLSSFSSQANPYTIGLEDASKVPNVIEEMKRVGFSNEEIDKISHKNWHRIIREVIK; encoded by the coding sequence ATGAATTTTGATGCACATTCTGATATCTGGACCGATGTGACGCACCACTATCTTGACGGGGAATCTGATATTTTCCGCAAATACCACTATGAGCGTCTGAAAAAAGGTCAGATCGAAGGCGGAATATTTGTAATCTGGAATGATCCACCTTTCGATAAAGAGCCGCTTAAGCGCACGCGTCAGATGATGGAGGCGATCGCCCATGAAGAACCTGACTGTGCGGATATATTAAAAGTGGCGCGTTCTTACGATGATATGATGAAAGCCCGGGATGAAGGCAGGATGTATGCCTTCATCGGGCTGGAAGGATTAAAAAGTATCGGTGAAGACCTGGATCTGATTGACGAATTCTATCAGTTCGGGGCCAGACATGCCGGCCTTACGTGGAACGAAGAGAATCCGCTGGCAACAGGAGCACTGGGGAATCCTGAACGCGGACTTACGGATACAGGCCGGAGAGCAGTGAAGAAGATTCAGGATCTTGGAATGATTCTCGATGTGTCTCATCTAAACGACGCGTCTTTCTGGGATCTGCTGCGGGCGGCGGACGGACCTGTCGTTGCCACACATTCCAACTGCAGGGCTCTGTGCAACCAGCGCCGGAATCTCACCGATGAACAGTTGAAGGAACTGGCCAGGACAGGCGGCATCGTCGGTCTGAATTCCTTTAACGAATTCGTACATGATGTGGAGTCAGAACAGACAGTCGGAAATCTGGTAAAGCATCTCGTTCGTATGGTAGAACTGATGGGAATCGACCACGTCGGCTTCGGCTTCGACTTTTCCGAGTTTTTATGCGGAGATACGCTGAGCTCATTCAGCAGCCAGGCCAACCCTTACACGATCGGTCTGGAGGACGCTTCCAAAGTTCCAAATGTCATTGAAGAAATGAAACGTGTCGGATTTAGTAACGAAGAGATCGATAAAATATCTCACAAGAACTGGCACCGTATTATTCGAGAGGTCATCAAATAA
- a CDS encoding DUF819 domain-containing protein: MWGHIFDLSNPLVGKDNTWVLWAICATGAAAAIYLEQRYKWAAKMTGAIIALIFAIVLSNFGIIPMDAPVWDVVWGFVVPLSIPLLLLQCDMRKIGKDSGRILIIFLIGSVGTACGALLAYTALNKFIPELGGLAGVFTGTYIGGTVNFAALGAAFDVSGEMISAATVADNLLMVLYFFLLIAMPSIGFFRKHFKHPYVDEVEAAGSNLKDNETNASAFWGRKEISLRDIALAAATAFVIVALSNIIATGLGSVIPTSNPFLQIVNTLFGNMYLWITTIAMLCATFAPGFFGNIKGTQELGTFLIYLFFFVIGVPASVPLIIRNSPLLLVFAAIVVAVNMVFSLVAGKLLKFNLEDIILASNANIGGPTTAVAMAVSKGWTKLVGPIVLIGTLGYVLGTYFGLIVGSILGI, encoded by the coding sequence ATGTGGGGACATATTTTCGACTTAAGCAATCCGCTTGTAGGCAAGGACAACACATGGGTGCTCTGGGCTATCTGTGCCACAGGCGCCGCTGCTGCAATTTATCTGGAACAGAGGTATAAATGGGCGGCAAAAATGACGGGAGCTATCATCGCTCTTATCTTCGCCATCGTTTTATCCAACTTTGGTATCATTCCTATGGACGCTCCTGTATGGGACGTTGTGTGGGGATTTGTAGTACCGCTTTCCATCCCTCTGCTGCTGCTGCAGTGTGACATGAGAAAGATAGGAAAAGATTCAGGGCGTATCCTGATCATCTTCCTGATCGGTTCCGTAGGTACCGCCTGCGGAGCACTGCTCGCTTACACGGCGCTCAACAAATTTATTCCGGAACTGGGAGGACTTGCAGGAGTATTTACCGGAACTTACATCGGCGGTACTGTTAATTTCGCAGCCCTCGGCGCCGCATTCGACGTATCCGGAGAGATGATCTCCGCCGCGACTGTAGCAGACAACTTACTTATGGTATTGTATTTCTTCCTGTTGATCGCAATGCCGTCCATCGGTTTCTTCCGCAAACACTTCAAACATCCTTACGTGGATGAAGTAGAGGCAGCGGGCAGCAACCTGAAAGACAACGAGACAAACGCTTCTGCTTTCTGGGGAAGAAAAGAGATCTCCTTAAGAGACATCGCCCTTGCAGCTGCAACCGCGTTTGTGATCGTTGCGTTATCCAACATCATCGCGACCGGACTTGGAAGCGTGATCCCGACATCCAATCCATTCCTGCAGATCGTGAACACGCTGTTTGGCAACATGTACCTGTGGATCACGACCATCGCCATGCTCTGCGCAACATTTGCACCTGGCTTTTTCGGCAACATCAAGGGGACACAGGAGCTGGGTACCTTCCTGATCTACCTGTTCTTCTTTGTGATCGGTGTTCCTGCATCTGTACCGCTTATCATCAGGAACTCTCCGTTACTGCTCGTATTCGCGGCGATCGTTGTAGCGGTCAACATGGTATTCAGCCTTGTGGCAGGCAAGCTTCTTAAGTTCAACCTTGAGGACATCATCCTTGCATCCAACGCCAATATCGGCGGACCTACGACGGCTGTTGCCATGGCAGTATCCAAAGGCTGGACAAAGCTGGTAGGACCGATCGTACTTATCGGTACACTCGGATATGTTCTCGGAACCTACTTTGGACTGATCGTCGGAAGTATTCTCGGAATATAA
- a CDS encoding sporulation initiation factor Spo0A C-terminal domain-containing protein → MTDNIYTWTPIDIRLNRRLTLLLNRLEISPKLKGYLYLKCALSLCINDTEYLTGITKKLYPFIAGNYNTSAAAVERAIRTSIDILWHSHARMTYQELTNCFSDERPTNAQFIALLTHTILFL, encoded by the coding sequence ATGACTGACAACATTTACACGTGGACACCAATAGACATCCGGCTCAACCGCCGTCTGACTCTTCTGCTGAACCGGCTGGAGATCTCTCCCAAGCTGAAAGGATATCTGTACCTGAAATGCGCGCTGTCGCTCTGTATCAATGACACGGAATACCTTACCGGGATAACAAAGAAATTGTATCCGTTTATAGCCGGTAATTACAATACGAGCGCTGCTGCCGTTGAGAGGGCCATCCGCACTTCCATCGATATACTCTGGCATTCACACGCCCGAATGACCTACCAGGAACTGACCAACTGTTTTTCTGACGAACGGCCCACAAACGCACAGTTTATTGCCCTACTGACACATACCATTCTTTTTTTGTGA
- a CDS encoding helix-turn-helix domain-containing protein gives MKNEKIKLIMQKRGFTFEDLAWLSGVPYSTLTKIGSGATENPGFAAMERIAKVLDCSLDEFTDREPMVPYDYADYVYRFKKLPDNMKEYIKYTIDSEYDQMIHSASSEKIKIKCFEFTNIVGGLAQYDSRIERDIMVSSNEISRACTFCVYLSTHVLFPKFPEGSLLGFRYDDDYDPKNGEIWIIMRGGFLFMGRVYKRNRDIYVKALNGTIDHWHINSHTQYKRIGRLVGVLREGEVDMPEDVR, from the coding sequence GTGAAGAACGAAAAAATAAAGCTCATAATGCAGAAAAGGGGGTTTACATTTGAAGACCTGGCATGGCTGAGCGGGGTCCCGTACAGCACCCTGACAAAGATCGGGAGCGGCGCTACAGAGAATCCGGGCTTTGCCGCCATGGAAAGGATAGCAAAGGTACTGGACTGCTCTCTGGATGAGTTTACAGACCGGGAACCGATGGTGCCGTACGATTATGCAGATTACGTATACAGGTTCAAAAAGCTGCCCGATAATATGAAAGAATATATCAAATACACCATTGACAGCGAGTACGATCAGATGATACACAGCGCGTCCAGTGAGAAGATAAAAATAAAATGTTTTGAGTTTACGAATATAGTAGGGGGCCTGGCGCAGTATGACAGCAGGATAGAAAGGGATATCATGGTCAGCAGCAATGAGATAAGCCGGGCGTGTACGTTCTGTGTATATCTGAGCACGCACGTACTTTTTCCGAAGTTCCCGGAGGGCAGTCTGCTCGGCTTCCGCTATGATGACGACTATGATCCGAAAAACGGGGAGATATGGATCATTATGCGGGGAGGATTTTTGTTCATGGGAAGAGTGTATAAGAGGAACAGGGATATATATGTAAAGGCGCTGAACGGGACGATAGACCACTGGCATATCAATTCCCACACACAGTATAAGAGGATCGGAAGGCTGGTCGGGGTGCTGAGGGAAGGGGAAGTGGATATGCCGGAAGACGTCCGGTAG
- a CDS encoding sugar ABC transporter substrate-binding protein, with protein sequence MKLLKKIGLFTLSATLMIGGLSGCAADSKKSGNEKGQVLKIWGMGEEVKQLSKMTDKFTEETGIEVDIQSIPWANAHDKLLTAVASKEGPDVLQMGTTWMAEFQEAGALTDLTEYMKDSDTMNPENFFEGSVNTTLFDGKYYGVPWAAETRVLYYRTDLLADVGYPEGPKTWDELEDAAKKLTERGEGKYGISIDANEQSLGFMFARQNGSALIKDNKPLFDQPEFVEGIGFLTGLIEKGYAPKQNLGIEVNQSFSGDAILPMFISGPWMAKTINDTVPDVEGKWAVALLPAKENNISSMGGSNLTVFEHSKMKEEAVKFIEFMSRSENQIEWMKLTNALPVVTAAWDSEDFNDDFYKVLREQLDNSEPMPLIPEFEEIAQTYLKHFEQVVVGGADLQQEMDSFNEKAEALLNK encoded by the coding sequence ATGAAATTGTTAAAGAAAATCGGATTATTTACACTTTCGGCTACATTAATGATAGGAGGACTTTCGGGCTGCGCCGCTGATTCCAAAAAGAGTGGAAATGAAAAGGGCCAGGTACTTAAGATCTGGGGGATGGGTGAAGAAGTAAAGCAACTATCTAAAATGACGGATAAATTCACGGAGGAAACAGGAATAGAGGTTGATATCCAGTCAATACCATGGGCAAACGCTCATGATAAGTTACTTACCGCGGTGGCTTCTAAGGAAGGACCGGATGTTTTACAGATGGGGACAACCTGGATGGCAGAGTTCCAGGAGGCCGGAGCGCTTACCGACCTTACTGAATATATGAAGGATTCGGATACTATGAACCCTGAAAATTTTTTCGAAGGTTCGGTAAATACAACATTATTTGATGGTAAGTATTATGGAGTACCGTGGGCAGCGGAGACAAGGGTATTATATTATCGGACAGATTTGCTGGCAGATGTTGGATATCCGGAAGGGCCAAAAACATGGGATGAATTAGAAGATGCTGCAAAAAAGTTAACAGAGCGTGGTGAAGGTAAGTACGGAATAAGTATTGACGCGAATGAACAATCTCTTGGTTTTATGTTCGCACGTCAAAATGGTTCGGCATTGATCAAAGATAATAAGCCATTGTTTGATCAACCGGAATTCGTTGAGGGAATTGGTTTTTTGACGGGATTGATCGAAAAAGGCTATGCGCCAAAACAGAATTTGGGAATTGAAGTGAATCAATCTTTTTCCGGTGATGCAATTTTACCAATGTTTATAAGCGGTCCTTGGATGGCAAAAACAATTAACGATACGGTACCGGATGTTGAAGGAAAGTGGGCGGTTGCATTATTACCGGCAAAGGAGAATAATATCTCTTCAATGGGAGGTTCTAACCTGACTGTTTTTGAGCATTCCAAAATGAAAGAGGAGGCAGTAAAATTTATTGAGTTTATGTCTCGTTCAGAAAATCAGATCGAATGGATGAAGTTGACAAATGCATTGCCGGTAGTAACGGCAGCATGGGATTCGGAAGACTTTAACGATGATTTTTATAAGGTGTTGAGAGAACAGTTAGACAATTCTGAGCCTATGCCTCTGATCCCGGAATTTGAAGAAATCGCACAGACATACTTGAAACATTTTGAACAGGTGGTAGTTGGAGGAGCGGATCTACAACAGGAGATGGACTCCTTTAATGAAAAAGCGGAAGCACTACTCAACAAATAA
- a CDS encoding carbohydrate ABC transporter permease: MKKTKAPYFFIAPALILLLLFSIIPIFVALIISFTDMSLVGLADWSKINFTIFENYKEIAADPVFWQSIKNTLFYVILGVPLIIVLSMLLALAINYGDNKIFLLFRIIFYTPAITNVVAVAIVFSYLYNADFGFLNYLLSLFNMDHVPWLNDPVTAKVSMVILGVWRAVGANMLIFLAALQGIPKELNEAASLDGANRFKQIWHITLPSLSFSIFFVTVTTLIGWLQFFEEPFVMTKGGPLDGTTSIALFIYRNGFQYSKFGYAAAGSFILFIAIIVITMIQFRIQKKNEEVGF, from the coding sequence ATGAAAAAGACTAAAGCCCCCTATTTTTTCATAGCCCCGGCTTTAATTTTATTATTACTGTTTTCTATTATTCCGATCTTCGTAGCGCTAATAATTAGTTTTACCGATATGAGCCTGGTGGGATTAGCTGATTGGTCGAAAATTAATTTCACCATATTTGAAAACTACAAGGAAATTGCCGCTGATCCGGTTTTCTGGCAGTCAATTAAGAATACGCTTTTTTACGTTATTTTGGGAGTCCCTTTGATAATCGTACTTTCGATGCTGTTAGCATTAGCTATTAACTATGGAGATAATAAGATTTTTTTGCTTTTTCGAATTATTTTTTATACCCCTGCGATTACTAACGTTGTAGCTGTGGCAATCGTTTTCAGCTATTTATATAATGCGGATTTTGGTTTTTTAAATTATCTTTTATCCCTATTCAATATGGATCATGTTCCATGGTTAAACGACCCTGTAACTGCAAAAGTATCAATGGTCATACTCGGGGTGTGGCGCGCGGTTGGCGCAAACATGTTGATCTTCCTGGCAGCCCTGCAGGGGATTCCGAAAGAACTGAATGAGGCGGCATCGTTGGATGGAGCCAATCGGTTTAAACAGATTTGGCATATCACATTGCCGTCACTTAGTTTTTCGATTTTCTTTGTCACCGTAACAACTTTGATTGGCTGGCTGCAGTTCTTTGAAGAACCATTTGTAATGACAAAAGGCGGGCCGCTGGATGGAACTACCTCAATCGCACTATTTATTTACCGTAATGGTTTTCAATATAGTAAGTTTGGTTATGCGGCGGCAGGATCGTTTATTTTATTTATAGCGATCATTGTGATTACTATGATACAGTTCCGAATACAAAAAAAGAATGAAGAAGTGGGTTTTTAG
- a CDS encoding carbohydrate ABC transporter permease, with product MNKRTRAAVFCKTVLAVILMLGALVWILPFVWMILSSFKTDLEIMQFPPSLIPENPIWDNFKDLFQSFDFLLYLKNTLIVVVCSFGGMLLNAMAGFGFAKYKFKGRETLFYLVLATMMIPGQVIMIPVYLIMNGLGLTNTMPGIVLPGLVGAYGIFLFRQFISNISDELLAAARIDGASEWYIFTRIILPVSKPILAVQGITTFIGGWNSFLWPLIMANEEKLYTLSVGLQLLKGQYTTNYALQMAGSSFMVVPIVIVFIFLQKYILQGYNVSGNK from the coding sequence ATGAATAAAAGAACAAGAGCTGCAGTTTTCTGTAAAACTGTACTGGCAGTGATCTTAATGCTTGGAGCTTTGGTATGGATACTTCCATTTGTTTGGATGATCTTGTCTTCGTTTAAAACCGATTTAGAAATCATGCAGTTTCCTCCCAGTTTGATACCGGAGAATCCAATTTGGGACAATTTCAAAGATTTGTTTCAATCATTCGATTTTTTACTGTATCTTAAAAATACACTAATTGTTGTGGTCTGCTCATTTGGCGGCATGCTGCTCAATGCAATGGCTGGCTTCGGGTTTGCTAAATATAAGTTTAAAGGCCGTGAGACATTGTTTTATCTGGTATTGGCAACAATGATGATACCTGGGCAGGTAATTATGATCCCCGTTTACTTGATCATGAACGGATTAGGATTAACCAATACGATGCCGGGAATTGTTTTGCCGGGTTTAGTCGGAGCGTATGGAATATTTCTCTTTCGTCAGTTTATTTCCAATATTTCAGATGAATTATTGGCGGCGGCTAGAATCGATGGAGCCAGCGAATGGTATATTTTTACCCGAATTATCCTGCCGGTATCCAAGCCGATTCTGGCTGTCCAGGGAATCACTACATTTATTGGCGGATGGAACTCATTCTTGTGGCCGCTGATCATGGCAAATGAAGAAAAACTATATACCCTTTCCGTCGGTCTGCAATTGCTGAAAGGACAGTATACGACTAACTATGCGCTGCAAATGGCAGGGTCTTCTTTTATGGTAGTACCGATCGTAATTGTATTTATCTTTTTGCAAAAATATATTCTGCAGGGTTACAATGTATCAGGTAATAAATAG